From the genome of Spinacia oleracea cultivar Varoflay chromosome 2, BTI_SOV_V1, whole genome shotgun sequence, one region includes:
- the LOC110803393 gene encoding polyol transporter 5 isoform X2: MIFKLPQDIGVMSGAILYIKDDLKISKIQEEILIGTLNVCSLIGSLLSGKTSDLIGRRYTIVLAAITFFAGALVMGLAPSYPFLIAGRVVAGIGVGYSLMIAPLYTAEISPAMTRGFMSSLPEVFITIGILIGYVVNYAFSGISNNWNWRIMLLLAAVPAVGVGLGVIVMPESPRWLVMKKRLSEAKTVLVKTSETEEEAEVRLGEITRAWELHESSNFAGKSVWKELLWRPTPATRRILIAAVGINFFMQASGNDAVIYYLPAVFDAAGIKKKKQLFGINVIMGTAKATFVMISALFLDKYGRRPLLLLGTVGMVVSLSTLGLGSMFLEHSAHKPNWAIVVSVIAVCADVSFFSIGLGPITWVYSSEIFPMRLRAQGTSLAVSVNRLVSGVVSMTFLTISTKISFGGMFFMLAGIMMVATVFFFFIMPETKGKNLEDIGKLFEDKKTSDEGEEMS, encoded by the exons ATGATCTTCAAGCTCCCTCAAG ATATTGGAGTAATGAGTGGTGCAATCCTGTACATAAAAGATGATCTAAAAATAAGCAAAATCCAAGAAGAAATCTTAATAGGAACCCTGAACGTATGCTCCCTCATAGGCTCACTCCTTTCCGGAAAGACCTCAGACCTCATCGGCAGGCGGTACACCATCGTCCTTGCAGCCATCACCTTCTTTGCCGGAGCCCTGGTGATGGGGTTAGCCCCATCATACCCTTTCCTAATCGCAGGTCGCGTGGTGGCGGGTATAGGAGTAGGCTACTCCCTCATGATTGCACCCCTTTACACGGCCGAGATATCACCAGCAATGACACGTGGCTTCATGAGCTCGTTGCCCGAGGTTTTCATAACTATAGGGATTTTGATAGGGTATGTGGTGAACTATGCATTTTCAGGGATATCAAATAATTGGAACTGGAGGATAATGCTCCTGTTGGCTGCTGTTCCTGCTGTGGGTGTGGGATTGGGAGTGATTGTGATGCCTGAATCACCAAGGTGGCTTGTCATGAAGAAGAGGCTGAGCGAGGCCAAAACGGTTTTGGTTAAGACGTCGGAAACTGAGGAAGAAGCTGAGGTTAGGCTTGGGGAGATCACTAGAGCTTGGGAGCTTCATG AATCAAGCAACTTTGCTGGGAAAAGCGTATGGAAAGAACTACTCTGGAGGCCAACACCAGCAACTCGTCGGATCCTTATTGCTGCTGTCGGCATCAACTTTTTCATGCAAGCTTCCGGCAATGATGCCGTCATCTACTACCTTCCGGCGGTGTTTGATGCAGCTGGGATTAAGAAGAAGAAGCAGCTCTTTGGCATCAATGTGATAATGGGAACAGCCAAAGCCACCTTTGTTATGATCTCAGCTCTTTTCTTAGACAAGTATGGTAGAAGGCCTCTCCTCCTACTGGGAACGGTTGGTATGGTTGTGTCCCTGTCAACCTTGGGCCTTGGGTCCATGTTTCTAGAGCACTCAGCCCATAAGCCAAATTGGGCCATTGTAGTGAGTGTGATCGCGGTGTGTGCTGATGTGTCTTTCTTCTCAATTGGGCTCGGGCCTATTACTTGGGTCTACTCGTCAGAGATTTTCCCGATGAGGCTCCGAGCCCAAGGGACGAGTTTGGCAGTGTCTGTGAATAGGTTGGTTAGTGGGGTTGTGTCAATGACATTTCTAACTATTTCAACAAAGATATCATTTGGGGGGATGTTCTTTATGCTGGCTGGAATTATGATGGTGGCGACCGTGTTTTTCTTCTTCATTATGCCCGAGACTAAAGGGAAAAACCTGGAGGATATAGGGAAACTGTTTGAGGACAAGAAAACCAGTGACGAGGGAGAAGAAATGAGTTAg
- the LOC110803394 gene encoding uncharacterized protein, with translation MVAHSLSILSPLPSTSSSSATTTTSTADSLSYPQSIHLFNLSRRNPKSSSHFLSPPRASSTFRTPPSPPQEDDSMSSSPEQFLQNNSIADFMRFRKRSDGGDGELQTAVVSFRKKFPWSIFRPFLKVDLVSTIHIGDKEYFANLQKELESYDCVLYEMVASRESLENRRNAAAKTRLKSSRSRGFNILGFIQRQMARILMLDFQLDCLDYQAENWYHADLDFETFKALQMERGESFFTFARDMTIKSTKALIQTEIPENLDPVRSKLLWASRVLPMPLVGLLIIGGICTDVGGQVSENPELDALSRLDFGAAMKVFLAKRLTSEFTQVTADVEEKSVIIGERNKAAIDALESAIEEGNNKIAILYGGGHMPDLGRRLREEFDLVPTQVQWVTAWAIRKRALQSNSFPFLKTLAEISGWPINRYQTLALLIFSSVLALDLWFWELFFGSTANWISQIAADAGHYLHI, from the exons ATGGTAGCTCACTCTCTCTCCATTCTATCTCCTCTCCCTTCAACCTCTTCCTCCTCCGCGACAACCACAACCTCTACCGCCGACTCTCTATCTTACCCTCAATCTATCCACTTATTCAATCTCTCTCGCCGGAACCCTAAATCTTCCTCccacttcctctctcctccccgAGCTTCCTCCACCTTTAGAACACCTCCATCTCCGCCGCAGGAAGATGATTCCATGTCTTCATCTCCGGAACAGTTTCTTCAAAACAATTCCATCGCCGATTTCATGAGGTTTCGCAAACGCTCTGATGGTGGTGATGGTGAATTGCAGACTGCTGTTGTTAGCTTCCGCAAGAAGTTCCCTTGGTCTATTTTCCGCCCTTTCCTTAAG GTTGATTTAGTTTCCACCATTCACATTGGAGATAAAGA ATACTTTGCAAACTTGCAGAAGGAACTTGAATCCTATGACTGTGTCCTTTATGAAATGGTGGCTAGCAGAGAGAGTTTAGAAAACCGTCGAAATGCTGCGGCTAAAACGAGGCTCAAATCTTCCCGTTCACGAGGCTTTAATATTCTTGGATTTATTCAGAGACAGATGGCTCGGATtcttatgcttgatttccagttaGATTGTCTTGATTACCAGGCGGAGAACTGGTACCATGCTGACTTAGATTTTGAGACCTTCAAGGCACTTCAG ATGGAAAGAGGTGAAAGTTTCTTTACATTTGCAAGAGATATGACCATTAAATCGACAAAAGCTTTGATACAAACagaaattcctgaaaatcttGACCCTGTGAGATCCAAGCTTTTATGGGCATCCCGTGTACTTCCTATGCCACTTGTGGGCCTTCTTATCATTGGAGGCATCTGTACTGATGTTGGAGGCCAGGTATCAGAAAACCCTGAGCTTGATGCTTTGTCTAGGCTTGATTTTGGTGCTGCAATGAAGGTTTTCCTGGCAAAACGTCTTACATCTGA GTTCACGCAAGTGACAGCAGATGTGGAGGAAAAGTCAGTTATAATTGGTGAGAGAAACAAGGCAGCAATAGATGCACTTGAGAGTGCTATTGAGGAGGGCAATAATAAGATAGCCATACTATATGGTGGTGGACACATGCCAGATTTAGGCAGACGGTTGAGGGAGGAATTTGACTTGGTACCTACTCAAGTTCAATGGGTAACTGCGTGGGCAATAAggaaacgagctttacaaagcAACTCGTTCCCATTTCTCAAGACACTGGCTGAGATCTCAGGCTGGCCAATAAATCGTTACCAAACCTTGGCACTCCTTATTTTTTCCTCAGTCCTTGCTCTAGATCTTTGGTTTTGGGAGCTATTCTTTGGAAGTACTGCTAATTGGATATCACAAATCGCAGCAGACGCTGGACACTATTTACACATTTGA
- the LOC110803393 gene encoding polyol transporter 5 isoform X1, which produces MEEIEVGDEQKAKGVFKASTKMNKYALACALLASTNSILLGYDIGVMSGAILYIKDDLKISKIQEEILIGTLNVCSLIGSLLSGKTSDLIGRRYTIVLAAITFFAGALVMGLAPSYPFLIAGRVVAGIGVGYSLMIAPLYTAEISPAMTRGFMSSLPEVFITIGILIGYVVNYAFSGISNNWNWRIMLLLAAVPAVGVGLGVIVMPESPRWLVMKKRLSEAKTVLVKTSETEEEAEVRLGEITRAWELHESSNFAGKSVWKELLWRPTPATRRILIAAVGINFFMQASGNDAVIYYLPAVFDAAGIKKKKQLFGINVIMGTAKATFVMISALFLDKYGRRPLLLLGTVGMVVSLSTLGLGSMFLEHSAHKPNWAIVVSVIAVCADVSFFSIGLGPITWVYSSEIFPMRLRAQGTSLAVSVNRLVSGVVSMTFLTISTKISFGGMFFMLAGIMMVATVFFFFIMPETKGKNLEDIGKLFEDKKTSDEGEEMS; this is translated from the exons ATGGAGGAAATCGAAGTTGGAGATGAACAAAAAGCAAAGGGAGTTTTTAAAGCAAGCACTAAGATGAACAAGTATGCTCTTGCTTGTGCTCTATTGGCTTCCACCAACTCGATTTTACTTGGCTATG ATATTGGAGTAATGAGTGGTGCAATCCTGTACATAAAAGATGATCTAAAAATAAGCAAAATCCAAGAAGAAATCTTAATAGGAACCCTGAACGTATGCTCCCTCATAGGCTCACTCCTTTCCGGAAAGACCTCAGACCTCATCGGCAGGCGGTACACCATCGTCCTTGCAGCCATCACCTTCTTTGCCGGAGCCCTGGTGATGGGGTTAGCCCCATCATACCCTTTCCTAATCGCAGGTCGCGTGGTGGCGGGTATAGGAGTAGGCTACTCCCTCATGATTGCACCCCTTTACACGGCCGAGATATCACCAGCAATGACACGTGGCTTCATGAGCTCGTTGCCCGAGGTTTTCATAACTATAGGGATTTTGATAGGGTATGTGGTGAACTATGCATTTTCAGGGATATCAAATAATTGGAACTGGAGGATAATGCTCCTGTTGGCTGCTGTTCCTGCTGTGGGTGTGGGATTGGGAGTGATTGTGATGCCTGAATCACCAAGGTGGCTTGTCATGAAGAAGAGGCTGAGCGAGGCCAAAACGGTTTTGGTTAAGACGTCGGAAACTGAGGAAGAAGCTGAGGTTAGGCTTGGGGAGATCACTAGAGCTTGGGAGCTTCATG AATCAAGCAACTTTGCTGGGAAAAGCGTATGGAAAGAACTACTCTGGAGGCCAACACCAGCAACTCGTCGGATCCTTATTGCTGCTGTCGGCATCAACTTTTTCATGCAAGCTTCCGGCAATGATGCCGTCATCTACTACCTTCCGGCGGTGTTTGATGCAGCTGGGATTAAGAAGAAGAAGCAGCTCTTTGGCATCAATGTGATAATGGGAACAGCCAAAGCCACCTTTGTTATGATCTCAGCTCTTTTCTTAGACAAGTATGGTAGAAGGCCTCTCCTCCTACTGGGAACGGTTGGTATGGTTGTGTCCCTGTCAACCTTGGGCCTTGGGTCCATGTTTCTAGAGCACTCAGCCCATAAGCCAAATTGGGCCATTGTAGTGAGTGTGATCGCGGTGTGTGCTGATGTGTCTTTCTTCTCAATTGGGCTCGGGCCTATTACTTGGGTCTACTCGTCAGAGATTTTCCCGATGAGGCTCCGAGCCCAAGGGACGAGTTTGGCAGTGTCTGTGAATAGGTTGGTTAGTGGGGTTGTGTCAATGACATTTCTAACTATTTCAACAAAGATATCATTTGGGGGGATGTTCTTTATGCTGGCTGGAATTATGATGGTGGCGACCGTGTTTTTCTTCTTCATTATGCCCGAGACTAAAGGGAAAAACCTGGAGGATATAGGGAAACTGTTTGAGGACAAGAAAACCAGTGACGAGGGAGAAGAAATGAGTTAg
- the LOC130467925 gene encoding uncharacterized protein yields the protein MWDNLHMNNIGSQQSLSDIQCKFDFNHSVFFPERRFCAGIFSLFQQVIQDNNMMNVDAIHTIIGIIGPNQRAASIHLKFTYQPENQRMAPIHPKFNYQLAQ from the exons ATGTGGGACAActtacatatgaacaacataggGTCTCAACAGAGTTTGAGTGATATCCAATGCAAATTTGATTTTAACCATTCTGTTTTTTTTCCAGAAAGAAGGTTTTGTGCTGGTATATTCA GTTTATTTCAGCAAGTTATTCAAGACAACAATATGATGAATGTGGATGCTATTCATACCATTATTGGCATTATTG GTCCAAACCAAAGAGCGGCCTCAATCCATCTCAAGTTCACCTATCAACCGGAAAACCAAAGGATGGCCCCAATCCATCCCAAGTTCAACTATCAACTGGCACAATAA